A genomic segment from Nitrosopumilus sp. K4 encodes:
- the egtB gene encoding ergothioneine biosynthesis protein EgtB yields MTTNPELTSHKSLIDQFKETRKRTLELVKTLEKDDFVVQTAFFMSPPKWHIGHVSWIYEAILSKIDKNYEFYSKEFSEYLNSYYQQFGVPHDKGLRGIISRPTVDQIFQYFNTINQRVEKFIQSQTLSDKAKKLIIMGFHHECQHQELLVYDLQHLLAEQYRPVRKNEMPKPGNTEQKTIMIKGGLFSLGYNGKEYCYDIELPQHKVYLNDFKIDAYPVTNKEYLKFIDDGGYQTYKHWLSDGWEKVKKNEWKSPMYWEKIDGQWHIRDFLGIRKINPNEPVCHVSFYEAAAYCKWAGKRLPTEAEWEKAACWNEEKQEKTIFPWGNESPSEQNCNLLESYHWGVTEIGSYPSGQSPSGCHQMIGDVWEWTSSEFVGYPGFKTGFDEYNDKWFTNQKVLRGGSFGTPQMSIRGSYRNFFRLDERWLFSGFRCAEDI; encoded by the coding sequence TTGACGACCAATCCAGAGTTAACAAGCCACAAATCACTCATTGACCAATTCAAAGAGACAAGGAAAAGAACTTTAGAATTAGTCAAAACATTAGAAAAAGATGATTTTGTAGTGCAAACTGCGTTTTTTATGAGCCCACCTAAATGGCACATAGGACATGTTAGTTGGATTTATGAGGCAATATTGAGTAAAATTGATAAAAATTATGAATTTTATTCAAAGGAGTTTTCAGAGTACCTAAACTCATACTATCAACAATTTGGTGTGCCTCACGATAAAGGTCTAAGAGGCATAATTTCAAGACCAACAGTTGATCAAATTTTTCAATATTTCAATACAATTAATCAACGCGTTGAAAAATTTATTCAATCACAAACACTAAGTGATAAAGCAAAAAAACTAATCATCATGGGATTTCATCACGAATGTCAACATCAAGAACTTTTAGTTTATGACTTACAGCATTTACTTGCAGAACAATATAGACCAGTAAGAAAAAATGAAATGCCAAAACCAGGAAATACAGAACAAAAAACAATTATGATCAAAGGAGGGTTATTTTCATTAGGATACAACGGAAAAGAGTATTGTTATGATATTGAATTACCACAACACAAAGTTTACCTAAATGATTTCAAAATAGACGCATACCCTGTAACAAACAAGGAATATTTGAAATTCATAGATGACGGAGGATATCAAACCTACAAACACTGGTTATCAGATGGTTGGGAGAAGGTAAAGAAGAATGAATGGAAATCGCCCATGTATTGGGAAAAAATAGATGGCCAATGGCACATAAGGGATTTCCTAGGAATTAGAAAAATAAATCCAAACGAGCCAGTATGCCATGTTAGTTTTTACGAAGCAGCAGCATATTGTAAATGGGCAGGAAAAAGATTGCCAACAGAAGCAGAATGGGAAAAGGCAGCATGTTGGAATGAAGAAAAACAAGAAAAGACGATATTCCCATGGGGAAATGAAAGCCCATCAGAACAAAATTGTAATTTACTAGAATCATATCATTGGGGAGTAACTGAAATTGGGTCATATCCAAGTGGTCAAAGTCCATCAGGGTGTCATCAAATGATAGGAGATGTATGGGAATGGACATCATCAGAATTTGTAGGATATCCAGGTTTCAAAACAGGATTTGACGAGTATAACGACAAATGGTTTACAAATCAAAAAGTATTACGCGGAGGATCATTTGGTACACCACAAATGTCAATCAGAGGAAGTTACAGAAATTTTTTCAGGTTAGACGAGAGATGGTTATTTTCAGGTTTTAGATGTGCTGAAGACATCTAA
- the egtD gene encoding L-histidine N(alpha)-methyltransferase: MNETIQDNLNYKKYVIDSRLKYFKPHSTKIEKSFSEEISFSLNRDSKFIHPKFFYDKKGSELFEKICTLDEYYPTRTEISILKSIQNDLFELLDGSFRLVELGSGASVKTRLILDVFNKKYDKIEYFPIDISEILTESSELLLKDYENLSITGIIDTYEGGLEFIQNYDSEKNLIVFLGSSFGNFSPIEGAKFLEKINSTMKHGDLFLIGLDLVKSTSVLEKAYDDSKGITAEFNLNVLSRINDELDADFDLSNFKHYAIYNEKDQRVEMYLKSLVNQSVIISKSNLSLELHKDELIHTEYSHKFKIEQIKELLGKTGFKIQKIWLDKNNLFSLTLASKN, from the coding sequence TTGAACGAAACAATACAAGACAATCTAAATTATAAAAAATATGTTATAGATTCTAGACTCAAATACTTTAAACCACACTCTACAAAAATTGAAAAAAGCTTTTCAGAAGAAATTTCTTTTAGTCTTAACCGAGATTCAAAATTTATTCATCCTAAATTTTTTTATGACAAAAAAGGCTCTGAATTATTTGAAAAAATTTGCACTTTAGATGAATACTATCCTACAAGAACTGAAATCTCTATTCTTAAATCAATTCAGAATGATTTGTTTGAGCTACTTGATGGTTCTTTTAGGTTGGTAGAGCTGGGCAGTGGTGCATCTGTAAAAACACGACTAATTTTGGATGTTTTTAACAAAAAATATGATAAAATTGAATATTTTCCAATTGATATTTCTGAAATTCTCACTGAAAGCTCAGAATTACTCTTAAAAGATTATGAAAATCTGTCTATAACCGGCATAATTGATACTTATGAAGGGGGTTTGGAATTTATACAAAATTATGACAGCGAGAAAAATTTAATCGTGTTTTTAGGTTCAAGTTTTGGAAATTTTTCTCCAATTGAAGGTGCTAAATTTTTAGAAAAAATCAACTCAACAATGAAGCATGGTGATCTATTTCTAATTGGATTGGATTTGGTGAAAAGTACATCTGTTTTAGAAAAAGCATATGATGACTCCAAGGGAATTACTGCAGAATTTAATCTAAATGTATTATCTAGAATAAACGATGAACTAGATGCTGATTTTGATCTTTCAAACTTTAAACATTATGCAATTTACAATGAAAAAGATCAACGTGTTGAAATGTATCTAAAATCTCTTGTTAATCAGTCTGTGATTATATCAAAATCTAATCTTTCACTAGAATTACATAAAGATGAATTGATTCACACTGAATATTCTCATAAATTCAAAATAGAACAAATTAAGGAGTTACTTGGGAAAACTGGTTTTAAAATTCAAAAAATATGGCTTGATAAAAACAATCTTTTTTCATTGACTTTGGCTTCAAAAAATTAG
- a CDS encoding ABC transporter ATP-binding protein: MDEILQIENLSKYFTKKGIFSSKTITVKATDDVSFTLKKGEVFVLAGESGSGKSTIAKLILKAIDADSGRIIFEGSEIKDDKKSLEKIRMNCQMIQQDPYDSINPRMKIGDIIAEPLEIHGLGTKDERHQRVIDVLHEVKLEPAEEIVKKFPHMLSGGQRQRIVLARALAVNPKVILADEPVSMLDVSIRAEMLELMRELQKKHNISFMYITHDLATARFFGQRIGILYQGKIVEMGPIDDVLLSPKHPYTQALIDAISEPDPENRLREKHIRIKEPTEKQDFKGCRFKPRCPYAIEKCATEPNLGEKTSNHFVACYVDLD; encoded by the coding sequence ATGGATGAAATATTACAAATCGAGAATTTGAGTAAGTATTTCACTAAAAAAGGGATATTTTCATCAAAAACAATCACTGTAAAAGCTACCGATGATGTTTCATTCACATTAAAAAAAGGAGAAGTTTTTGTATTGGCAGGAGAGTCAGGATCTGGAAAATCAACAATTGCAAAATTAATTTTAAAGGCAATTGATGCAGATTCAGGAAGAATAATTTTTGAAGGAAGTGAGATCAAAGACGATAAAAAAAGTTTAGAAAAAATTCGAATGAATTGTCAAATGATTCAACAAGATCCATATGACTCTATAAACCCCAGAATGAAAATAGGAGACATTATTGCAGAGCCATTGGAAATACACGGTTTAGGTACGAAAGATGAAAGACATCAAAGAGTAATCGACGTATTACATGAAGTAAAGTTAGAACCAGCAGAAGAAATCGTTAAGAAGTTTCCACATATGTTATCAGGAGGTCAAAGACAAAGAATTGTTTTGGCAAGGGCATTGGCAGTTAACCCAAAAGTCATCTTAGCAGATGAACCCGTATCTATGCTTGACGTGTCCATAAGGGCAGAGATGTTAGAATTGATGAGAGAATTGCAAAAAAAACACAACATTTCATTTATGTACATAACGCATGACCTTGCAACGGCAAGATTTTTTGGACAAAGGATAGGGATTTTGTATCAAGGAAAAATCGTAGAAATGGGACCAATTGACGATGTGTTATTGAGCCCCAAGCACCCGTATACTCAAGCACTAATTGATGCAATATCAGAGCCAGATCCAGAAAATCGCCTAAGAGAAAAACACATCAGAATAAAGGAACCAACAGAAAAACAAGATTTCAAAGGATGTAGGTTTAAGCCAAGATGTCCATATGCAATAGAAAAATGCGCTACAGAACCAAATCTGGGTGAAAAAACCTCAAACCACTTTGTTGCATGTTATGTAGATTTGGATTAG
- a CDS encoding chromosome segregation SMC family protein → MVHVKKVEIFGFKSFGFKNTTVNFEPGLVSISGPNGSGKSNILDAIIFAMGENKPKIMRVDKLRSLIHDIEGSRRGPKMARSSVHFDNSDRKIPVDSDVVEITREMDESGENTYYLNKKKTNRSHILDLLDMANAGLGQLNAVQQGTVTRISEFTSEEKRKTIEDLIGLSYFDEKKAEAIKQLDEADRRLEIALAKMGEIKKRIDELEEERNQKLRYDILERELNRYKAIAAANKLKVIVNQKSSKEETLGNINSEVKTLDDERSILRTQIEQLESEKSKLMAQANDYSQAKAAIDAELSAAMEQYEIDNSAIVASTKRIQQINDRIPEIKNELETINSTRNEIENKIQEIKNSIEETESKKKKINDDLELIDSERTKILNEQSIAASKKSEIDNKIKSLSTQLNETKLKLSKVEHEKQESESKIKFNSEKLSSLETDIEKLTGLKTRLESMINNHNATIREIKTRIEKLNSKKSKIIHDIEELTLILEKSSKAAAQYETKIKTVKGIMHEDYTVAKLKEDAEKLGIVGLVYEMITWDKQYERSVLAVSSDWIKAIVVQDFATLLSIAEVARSQNLPKLKIIPLEAIPKFKLDLPKDSGVVGVLSDYVHSKPEYSALKTFLFGNVILTESRDAAHRISKKGYKTVTLDGEYFEAKGGAVIIDINSKISKLTKIISMSTDIEGLIQSINLLKKYVQKKKLSLKKIEDSIHGYSQRLSMSEKSLASTDENFSNLNSRISSALSMKEQFAERISKLTQRNQDILTEISTHESHVESLNERIALVEENYASGEQTRIAHELSRINAKKSEIEKLYTQIMNEYRDKSSNLTALQTEDNREKSQAKSLHEEEVSLVTQREELQQKIESLEKEKSIKNENLVKLREKEQELISTSGSSIGQLKEFDDKLKILSDKDRELSKQINTLERQSDSLNRDLHDLVENETKLQQILSTFGFDQNMETFDVESIVQGLTSEQNSLNALNAKAPETYLEVSHGYRSMSTRKNSLEEERNSIVKFIEDIEKDKRQTFLDAFDKVDKEIRLIFNKMTKGNAWLELQNEDDIFNSGISYLIQFPNKPKRESTSISGGEKTLAAIVFVLALQKLKPSPFYLFDEVDAHLDAPNSEKLSNILEERSKESQFIMVSLKDSVVQKAKLIYGVYPKNGVSQVVTYKDKRAPSVKAT, encoded by the coding sequence TTGGTACATGTCAAAAAAGTAGAGATCTTTGGTTTCAAGTCGTTTGGATTTAAGAATACTACTGTAAATTTTGAACCTGGATTGGTTTCAATATCTGGACCAAACGGTTCAGGCAAAAGTAACATCTTAGATGCCATTATCTTTGCAATGGGTGAGAATAAACCCAAAATAATGAGAGTCGATAAACTTCGTTCTCTAATTCATGATATTGAAGGGAGTCGACGTGGGCCAAAAATGGCAAGATCAAGCGTTCATTTTGACAATTCTGATAGAAAAATCCCTGTTGATTCTGACGTTGTTGAAATTACAAGGGAAATGGATGAATCTGGAGAAAATACTTACTATCTTAACAAAAAGAAGACAAACCGTAGCCATATTTTGGATTTGCTTGATATGGCAAATGCCGGTCTAGGACAATTAAATGCAGTTCAGCAAGGAACTGTTACGAGGATTTCGGAATTCACATCTGAGGAAAAAAGGAAAACGATTGAAGATCTTATTGGCCTTTCATATTTTGATGAAAAAAAGGCTGAAGCTATCAAACAACTTGATGAAGCTGATAGGCGATTAGAAATTGCACTTGCAAAAATGGGCGAGATTAAGAAAAGAATTGATGAACTAGAAGAAGAGCGAAACCAGAAACTTCGTTATGATATTCTTGAGCGTGAACTGAATCGATATAAAGCAATTGCAGCTGCAAATAAACTCAAAGTCATCGTAAATCAAAAGAGCTCAAAAGAAGAAACCCTTGGAAATATCAATTCTGAAGTTAAGACTTTAGATGATGAAAGAAGTATTCTTAGAACTCAAATTGAACAATTAGAATCAGAAAAATCAAAACTAATGGCCCAGGCAAATGATTACAGTCAGGCCAAAGCTGCAATTGATGCAGAGTTAAGTGCTGCAATGGAGCAATATGAAATTGATAACAGCGCAATTGTAGCTTCAACAAAAAGAATTCAACAGATTAATGATCGTATACCTGAAATAAAAAATGAATTAGAAACAATCAACTCTACAAGAAATGAAATTGAAAATAAGATTCAGGAAATAAAAAACTCAATTGAAGAAACTGAATCCAAAAAGAAAAAAATTAATGATGATTTGGAATTAATTGATTCAGAAAGAACTAAAATTCTAAATGAACAATCTATAGCTGCATCTAAAAAATCTGAAATTGATAATAAAATAAAATCCCTTTCAACACAACTTAACGAAACTAAATTAAAACTGTCTAAAGTTGAACACGAAAAACAAGAATCTGAATCTAAAATTAAATTTAATTCTGAAAAACTTTCTTCCCTTGAAACAGATATTGAAAAATTAACTGGATTGAAAACTCGTCTTGAATCTATGATTAATAATCATAATGCCACAATAAGAGAGATTAAAACAAGAATTGAGAAACTTAATTCTAAAAAGTCTAAAATAATTCATGATATCGAAGAACTTACTCTCATTCTTGAAAAGTCGAGCAAAGCAGCAGCTCAATATGAAACAAAAATTAAAACTGTCAAAGGAATAATGCATGAGGACTATACTGTTGCAAAATTAAAAGAAGATGCTGAAAAACTTGGAATTGTTGGACTAGTTTATGAAATGATCACTTGGGATAAACAATACGAACGCTCGGTTCTTGCGGTGAGTTCTGATTGGATTAAGGCTATTGTGGTTCAAGACTTTGCAACATTGCTTAGTATTGCAGAAGTTGCACGCTCGCAAAACTTACCAAAATTAAAAATTATTCCTCTTGAAGCTATTCCAAAATTCAAACTAGATCTTCCAAAAGATTCTGGTGTTGTTGGAGTGCTTTCTGACTATGTGCACTCAAAACCAGAATATTCTGCTCTGAAAACATTTCTGTTTGGAAATGTGATTCTTACAGAAAGCCGTGATGCTGCACATAGAATTTCAAAGAAAGGCTACAAAACAGTAACGCTTGATGGTGAATATTTTGAGGCCAAAGGTGGTGCCGTAATTATTGATATTAACTCCAAAATCTCAAAACTCACAAAAATCATCTCTATGAGTACTGATATTGAGGGATTAATTCAATCCATCAACCTCCTCAAAAAATATGTTCAAAAGAAAAAACTCTCCCTGAAAAAAATTGAGGACTCCATACATGGGTATTCTCAGAGACTATCTATGTCTGAAAAAAGCTTGGCCTCTACTGATGAAAATTTCTCTAATCTGAACTCGAGAATTTCATCAGCACTTAGTATGAAAGAACAGTTTGCCGAAAGAATCTCAAAACTCACTCAAAGAAATCAGGATATTCTAACTGAGATATCTACACATGAATCTCATGTTGAATCTCTTAATGAAAGAATTGCACTTGTTGAGGAAAATTATGCCAGTGGGGAACAAACACGTATCGCCCATGAGTTGTCCAGAATCAATGCCAAAAAATCTGAAATTGAAAAATTATACACACAAATAATGAATGAATACCGTGATAAGTCATCTAATCTTACTGCATTACAAACAGAAGACAATCGAGAAAAATCACAGGCAAAAAGCCTTCATGAAGAAGAAGTCTCCCTTGTCACACAACGTGAAGAATTACAACAAAAAATTGAATCTCTGGAAAAAGAGAAATCAATTAAAAATGAAAACCTGGTGAAACTAAGAGAGAAAGAACAAGAACTAATTTCTACCTCTGGTTCTTCTATAGGACAACTAAAAGAATTTGATGACAAATTAAAAATTCTGAGTGATAAAGATCGAGAACTGTCAAAACAAATTAACACACTGGAAAGACAATCGGACTCTTTGAACCGTGACTTGCATGATTTGGTTGAAAATGAAACGAAATTACAACAAATTCTATCTACATTTGGATTTGATCAAAATATGGAAACATTTGATGTTGAATCTATCGTTCAGGGTTTGACATCTGAACAAAATTCATTAAATGCACTAAATGCTAAAGCTCCTGAAACTTACCTTGAGGTATCTCATGGATATCGTTCAATGTCAACACGTAAGAATTCTCTAGAAGAAGAGCGCAACTCTATAGTCAAATTTATTGAAGATATTGAAAAAGACAAGCGCCAAACTTTCTTAGATGCTTTTGATAAAGTCGATAAGGAAATTAGGTTAATTTTCAATAAAATGACTAAGGGTAATGCTTGGTTAGAATTACAAAATGAAGATGATATCTTTAATTCTGGAATTTCTTACTTGATCCAATTTCCAAACAAACCAAAAAGAGAATCTACATCGATTAGTGGTGGTGAAAAGACTCTGGCTGCTATTGTATTTGTACTTGCACTTCAAAAACTAAAGCCCTCTCCGTTTTACTTGTTTGATGAAGTTGATGCACATCTTGATGCACCAAACTCTGAGAAACTTTCCAATATTTTAGAAGAGCGTTCAAAAGAAAGTCAATTCATTATGGTTTCTCTAAAAGATTCTGTAGTACAAAAAGCCAAGTTGATCTATGGTGTTTATCCAAAGAATGGTGTATCTCAAGTTGTAACGTATAAGGACAAAAGAGCTCCTTCTGTAAAAGCCACCTAA